Genomic DNA from Filimonas effusa:
ACTTCTGCAATGAATGCAAAGGGGTTGCACTCGTATAACAGCCTGAGTTTACCATTTTTACTATCGGTGGTAGCGGGGTACATAAAAATACCGCCTTTGATGAGGTTACGGTGTACATCGGCCACCATGCTTCCAATATAACGCTGGGTATAAGGTCCACCGGTGTTTTTGTCTTTTTTCTGGCAGGCCTGGATATACTGCTGTACTTCCGGTGCGTACTGGTAAAAGTTACCGTGGTTAAGAGAGTAGATCTTACCGGAGGGAGGACATTTGATATCCGGATGGCTGAGACAAAACTCGCCTATGGAGGGATCCAATGTAAATCCGTTCACGCCTCTGCGGGTAGCATATACCAGCATGGTAGAAGATCCGTAAATGATGTAACCTGCAGCCACCTGGCGGTTGCCTGCCTGAAGAAAATCTTCCTGGGTGCAAGGTTTACCAACCTCGCTTACCCTGCGATAAACGCTGAAAATGGTACCGATAGATACGTTAATATCTATGTTGCTGCTCCCGTCCAACGGGTCGAACATGACCACGTATTTGCTATTGTTGCTGACTTCGTCGTCGAAGACAACAAAATCGTCCAGTTCTTCGCTGGCAATGCCGGCGCAGCTGATTCCATGTTGCAATACCCCTATGAACTGGTTATTGGCAAAAACATCCAGTTTTTTTACGTCCTCGCCCTGAACGTTCACTGCACCTGCATCACCCAGTATATCCACCAATCCGGCTTTATTCACCTCCACATTAACCCTTTTGGCTGCTAAACCGATATCACGCAGCAGGGTGCTCAGTTCACCGGTAGCCCGGGGGAAATTGCGGAGTTCCTGGATAGTGAACTCATCAAGTGTTAATACATTCCTGTTTATTGCCATACATGCAACATTTTGTTAGAGAATTCACATTTTGTTAAGAGATTAGCAAATGTAGGGGGTCAAACTAATACCCGTATGTTTATGGGGTTCCCAAATTTGAATTAATTGCGCACACGTTGCCGGATTTATGTGAACATCCAAGAAATGACGTTTAATCAGTTACCTTCGCAGTTGCATGATTTCCCCACAAACAATACAGCAGATCACCAGTCGCATCGATATCCTCGATATTGTCGGCGAATTTGTAAAACTGAAAAAAAGAGGGACCAGCTACCTGGGGCTCTGCCCTTTTCATGGTGAAAAAACTCCTTCTTTTACTGTATCGCCTGCGAAAGAGATCTTCAAGTGTTTCGGGTGTGGCAAAAGCGGCAACTCCATTACATTTTTGATGGAGCATGAGAAATACAGCTATGTAGAGGCGCTTAGATGGCTGGCCCACCGGTATAACATTGAGATAGAGGAAACGGCGGTAAGTCCGGAAATAAAGCAACAGCAACTGGTTGCGGACAGCCTGTTTGCCATCAACAGTTTTGCGCAGAAGTTCTTTGCCGACCAGTTATGGAATACGGAAGAAGGACAGAATATAGCCTTGAGCTACCTCGAGGAAAGAGGTTTTAATAAAGAGATCACTGAAAAGTTCCAGGTGGGGTATAACCCGCAGTCGCGTTACACTTTTTCGCGGCTTGCCACGCAAAACCAGTTTAACCCGGAACTGTTACTTAAGACAGGGCTTGTTGCCAACAGGAATGAGGAACTGGTTGATAATTACCGGGGACGTATCATCTTCCCTATCCATAACAATACAGGCAAGATCATTGGCTTTGGCGCCCGTGTCATAGGCAAGGCGGAGAAAGCTCCTAAATACATTAATACGCCGGAGAATGAGCTTTATATAAAAAGCCGCATCCTCTATGGCTCTTATTTTGCCCGGCAGGCTATAGACAAGAATGATGAGTGTTTGCTGGTAGAAGGCTATACCGATGTGATAAGTCTTCACCAGGCGGGTATTGAAAACGTAGTTGCCAGTGGCGGTACTTCGCTAACCACTGACCAGTTACGACTTATAAAGAAATACACCAACAACCTGACCATCATTTATGATGGTGATGCAGCCGGTGTGAAGGCTGCGTTGCGTGGACTTGACATGGCTCTTGAAGAGGGGCTTAATGTTAAGCTGGTGCTTATACCCGATAAGGAAGACCCTGACAGTTATGTCAAAAAAGTAGGTGCGGGTGAGTTCAAAGAGTTTGTTGCTGCCAACAAGAAGGATTTTGTGTTATTCCAGCTGGAGGTGATGCTGAAGGAAGCCGGCAATGATGTTAACCGCAAAAACGATGTGGTAAACCAGGTAGCCGAAACGCTCAGTAAGATCAATAAGGCGGAAGATTTCACCAAGCAACAGGAGTATATCAGGCGTTGTTCCGGCATCCTGCGCATCGATGAAACGGGGCTTACCAACCTGGTCAACAAGTATAAAAGGGATCGTGTTGCCAAAGAAGAGAAAAGGCAACAGTCGCCGCCCTCCCAGTCGTTCGATTATTCCAGCGCCGAGCCTATCGATGATTTTGGCGGTATGCCACCTGACGCAACCTTTATGGATGTGCCTGATGGCAGTTTACTGATGAACCAGGATGAGGCGCATGAAAGGAATGTACTGAAGGTCCTGCTGGAATATGGCCTGAATCAATGGGACGAGCAGAAAACCATTGCCGCTCATATTTTTGAAGAGCTTGACGGTTTTAATTTCGACAATCCTGAGCTTGAAATGTTGTTTGAAGAATTCCGCCGGCAATATAATGCACACCTGGAACCTACCACCAGAACGCTTTTATACCACGAAAATGAACGGATACGCGATATGGTAGTAAATGTAACCATGTTCCCGTTCGAGCTTAGCCAGCGCTGGGATGAAAAGCTGATGAACATCAAGATCGTCAACCGTGACAACAGCATCCTGGATGTTACCAAAAGCCTGCTGTATTTTAAGTTGAAAAAACTTAAAAAGATGATCGAGCAAAATCAGCGGGACATGGAAGCATCCAACTCCATAGACGAACAAATGCGCCTTATTAAAATACACAGTCACCTTAAAGAAATAGAAAGGGAACTGGTAAAGAATATGGGAACAGTGATCCTTAAGTAAGGGAAATTATTTCTCTGCCGGATGTTTTTTACCTGCCAGTAATTTTTCAAGCGCAGCTTCTACACGACGGGCTTTGGTATCGGCACGTTTTGCGGCGCTGATCCAGGTAACATATTCGTTTTGATGGCTCGCTGGTAGTGAAGTGAAGAAATCTTTGGCTTTGCCATGCTTTCTGAAAAGCGTTTCCAGTTCTGCCGGCGGTACGATCAGTTTTTTATCGAACTCCCCTCCTTTTAAGTCGGCGGTCATTTTAATTTCGGCAAAATTGCGTGAAACGGCTGGCGCCACGGGTGCAG
This window encodes:
- the fbp gene encoding class 1 fructose-bisphosphatase, with product MAINRNVLTLDEFTIQELRNFPRATGELSTLLRDIGLAAKRVNVEVNKAGLVDILGDAGAVNVQGEDVKKLDVFANNQFIGVLQHGISCAGIASEELDDFVVFDDEVSNNSKYVVMFDPLDGSSNIDINVSIGTIFSVYRRVSEVGKPCTQEDFLQAGNRQVAAGYIIYGSSTMLVYATRRGVNGFTLDPSIGEFCLSHPDIKCPPSGKIYSLNHGNFYQYAPEVQQYIQACQKKDKNTGGPYTQRYIGSMVADVHRNLIKGGIFMYPATTDSKNGKLRLLYECNPFAFIAEVAGGKATDGTRRVLEITPTTLHQRTPFFIGSKDMMEELEGYLKQSQ
- the dnaG gene encoding DNA primase, which translates into the protein MISPQTIQQITSRIDILDIVGEFVKLKKRGTSYLGLCPFHGEKTPSFTVSPAKEIFKCFGCGKSGNSITFLMEHEKYSYVEALRWLAHRYNIEIEETAVSPEIKQQQLVADSLFAINSFAQKFFADQLWNTEEGQNIALSYLEERGFNKEITEKFQVGYNPQSRYTFSRLATQNQFNPELLLKTGLVANRNEELVDNYRGRIIFPIHNNTGKIIGFGARVIGKAEKAPKYINTPENELYIKSRILYGSYFARQAIDKNDECLLVEGYTDVISLHQAGIENVVASGGTSLTTDQLRLIKKYTNNLTIIYDGDAAGVKAALRGLDMALEEGLNVKLVLIPDKEDPDSYVKKVGAGEFKEFVAANKKDFVLFQLEVMLKEAGNDVNRKNDVVNQVAETLSKINKAEDFTKQQEYIRRCSGILRIDETGLTNLVNKYKRDRVAKEEKRQQSPPSQSFDYSSAEPIDDFGGMPPDATFMDVPDGSLLMNQDEAHERNVLKVLLEYGLNQWDEQKTIAAHIFEELDGFNFDNPELEMLFEEFRRQYNAHLEPTTRTLLYHENERIRDMVVNVTMFPFELSQRWDEKLMNIKIVNRDNSILDVTKSLLYFKLKKLKKMIEQNQRDMEASNSIDEQMRLIKIHSHLKEIERELVKNMGTVILK